The Streptomyces avermitilis MA-4680 = NBRC 14893 genome contains a region encoding:
- a CDS encoding DUF5134 domain-containing protein, with protein sequence MHGSASPGWLLVALCAATGTYCLLRMRSGVEEQRRAAGGEALMGFGMAAMAVPAAVAAPPRWAWLAYAVVFGAAGVRALWGAQTGAHHLHHLVGAFAMAYMAGVMAASPAHHEHGAASGLPPVTGVLLLYFAGYVLWSGVRLIPVASVAGGGRSVGWGDRPELARACRLSMGIAMVAMLLTL encoded by the coding sequence GTGCACGGATCGGCTTCGCCCGGCTGGCTGCTCGTCGCGCTGTGCGCGGCGACCGGGACCTACTGTCTGCTGCGGATGCGCAGCGGCGTCGAGGAGCAGCGCCGGGCCGCGGGCGGCGAGGCGCTGATGGGGTTCGGCATGGCGGCCATGGCCGTACCGGCCGCGGTGGCCGCCCCACCCCGGTGGGCCTGGCTGGCGTACGCGGTGGTCTTCGGCGCGGCCGGCGTACGGGCCCTGTGGGGGGCGCAGACCGGCGCACACCATCTGCACCATCTGGTGGGCGCGTTCGCGATGGCCTACATGGCGGGGGTGATGGCAGCGTCCCCCGCGCACCACGAGCACGGTGCCGCCTCCGGGCTGCCGCCGGTGACAGGGGTGCTGCTGCTCTACTTCGCGGGGTACGTGCTGTGGTCCGGGGTGCGGCTGATACCGGTGGCGTCCGTGGCGGGGGGCGGCCGGAGCGTCGGCTGGGGCGACCGGCCCGAACTGGCGCGGGCCTGCAGACTCTCCATGGGGATCGCCATGGTCGCCATGCTCCTCACACTCTGA
- a CDS encoding M56 family metallopeptidase — MMVPAALLLLGALTAVVAPRLLALADWPDREPVVALWVWQCVVAAVLVCCALSMTLSAAAAWVAVRGHVFAGAPHPVVEAYALSTGGSWASTTAVMLAGGGVWSAAMLVREIARARARRRQRRAELLVRAPLLPGEEPGADRLVVLEGERPDAWWLPGAAPQLVITTAALRRLKGRQLDAVLAHEQGHAQARHDWLLHCSGALAGGFPQVPVFAAFRDEMHRLVELAADDVASRRFGRLTIALALVELNEDRGVFGPCPTPQAHVPQRVHRLLTPPDRLTAARRLQLTAAAALVPVIPVLVAFVPGLRALG, encoded by the coding sequence ATGATGGTCCCCGCGGCACTGTTGCTGCTCGGCGCCCTGACCGCCGTCGTCGCGCCGCGGCTGCTCGCCCTGGCCGACTGGCCGGACCGTGAACCGGTGGTCGCCCTGTGGGTGTGGCAGTGCGTGGTGGCGGCCGTACTGGTGTGCTGCGCGCTGTCGATGACCCTGAGCGCGGCCGCCGCGTGGGTGGCCGTGCGCGGTCATGTGTTCGCCGGGGCGCCGCACCCGGTCGTGGAGGCGTACGCGCTGAGCACCGGGGGTTCCTGGGCGTCGACGACCGCCGTGATGCTCGCGGGCGGCGGCGTGTGGAGCGCGGCGATGCTGGTCCGTGAGATCGCCCGGGCCCGGGCCCGCCGCCGGCAGCGCCGGGCCGAACTTCTCGTACGCGCACCGCTGTTGCCCGGCGAGGAACCCGGTGCCGATCGGCTCGTGGTGCTGGAGGGCGAGCGGCCCGATGCCTGGTGGCTGCCCGGGGCCGCGCCCCAGCTCGTCATCACCACGGCCGCGTTGCGCCGGCTCAAGGGGCGGCAGCTGGACGCCGTCCTCGCCCATGAGCAGGGGCACGCACAGGCCCGGCACGACTGGCTGCTGCACTGTTCGGGCGCGCTGGCGGGCGGCTTTCCCCAGGTGCCGGTCTTCGCCGCGTTCCGCGACGAGATGCACCGACTGGTCGAACTCGCCGCCGACGACGTGGCGTCCCGCCGGTTCGGCCGCCTCACGATCGCCCTGGCGCTGGTGGAACTCAACGAGGACCGGGGCGTGTTCGGCCCCTGCCCGACCCCGCAGGCCCACGTTCCGCAGCGTGTCCACCGCCTGCTCACTCCCCCGGACCGCCTCACGGCCGCG